From a single Ascaphus truei isolate aAscTru1 chromosome 2, aAscTru1.hap1, whole genome shotgun sequence genomic region:
- the TNFRSF11B gene encoding tumor necrosis factor receptor superfamily member 11B: MYKVISCTLVVLLHVFITRSVQETTSPKYSHGDLNTSLLFMCDQCPPGTFVKHDCTADQKTECAVCPTHHYADGWNSNKECLFCSTVCKELQFVKQECNSTHNRLCECIEGRYLELEFCLPHTKCPPGFGVIQLGTPESDTVCETCSKGMFSNETSANAECQRHMDCNKLGVRVAYEGNSVHDAVCQENREGSTETCEIDVSLCEEALFRFSIDLPANWLTVIVQRLPGTIVKSEQIEWIKQNHDAQEQVFHLFKLWKNQNREHDSVKRLIQDVEVCEKGVAKHIRHLNMTAKHLTALMQSLPGKKIGEDDVESTLKMCDEPKQILKLLNLWRIKNGGNTIKGLELLKTKKLPTTLRRRVKKLVRFLNSVAMFTLYQKLLLEIIGYQSQPAKLACL, from the exons TTGTTGCACGTCTTTATTACAAGGTCTGTACAAGAAACAACTTCTCCAAAGTACAGTCATGGTGACCTCAACACATCTCTGCTTTTTATGTGTGACCAATGTCCTCCTGGAACTTTTGTAAAACATGACTGCACTGCTGACCAGAAGacagagtgtgctgtgtgtcctaCTCATCATTATGCAGACGGGTGGAATTCTAACAAGGAATGTCTGTTTTGCAGTACCGTCTGCAAGGAGCTTCAGTTTGTGAAGCAAGAATGCAATTCCACTCACAACAGGCTTTGTGAGTGCATTGAAGGTCGATATTTGGAATTAGAATTTTGTTTACCGCATACAAAGTGCCCTCCGGGTTTTGGTGTGATACAATTAG GGACACCAGAGAGTGACACCGTTTGTGAAACATGTTCTAAAGGAATGTTTTCAAATGAAACTTCAGCTAATGCAGAATGTCAAAGACATATGGATTGCAACAAGCTGGGTGTTAGAGTGGCTTACGAAGGAAACTCTGTACATGATGCTGTGTGCCAGGAAAACCGAGAAGGATCAACAGAAACTTGTGAAATAG ATGTCTCACTTTGTGAAGAAGCTTTATTTCGGTTTTCTATTGACCTCCCAGCCAACTGGTTGACTGTGATTGTGCAACGTTTACCCGGCACAATTGTTAAATCAGAACAAATAGAATGGATTAAACAAAACCATGATGCACAAGAGCAGGTTTTCCACTTGTTTAAATTATGGAAGAATCAGAACAGAGAACATGATTCTGTCAAGCGTCTTATTCAAG ATGTCGAGGTGTGTGAGAAAGGAGTGGCAAAACACATTCGGCACTTGAACATGACCGCTAAGCACCTGACAGCTTTAATGCAAAGTTTACCAGGAAAGAAGATAGGTGAAGACGATGTAGAAAGCACCCTGAAGATGTGTGACGAACCAAAACAAATACTAAAGCTTCTTAACCTGTGGAGAATTAAAAATGGAGGTAATACAATCAAAGGACTCGAACTTCTGAAAACCAAAAAACTTCCTACAACGTTGCGTAGAAGAGTAAAGAAATTGGTCCGATTTCTTAACAGTGTTGCAATGTTTACACTATATCAGAAATTGCTTTTAGAAATTATTGGTTATCAATCACAACCTGCAAAATTAGCCTGTTTGTAA